One genomic window of Saccopteryx bilineata isolate mSacBil1 chromosome 4, mSacBil1_pri_phased_curated, whole genome shotgun sequence includes the following:
- the MYL11 gene encoding myosin regulatory light chain 11, protein MAPKKAKRRAAAEGGSSNVFSMFDQTQIQEFKEAFTVIDQNRDGIIDKEDLRDTFAAMGRLNVKNEELDAMMKEASGPINFTVFLTMFGEKLKGADPEDVITGAFKVLDPEGKGSIKKQFLEELLTTQCDRFTPEEIKNMWAAFPPDVGGNVDYKNICYVITHGDAKDQE, encoded by the exons ATG GCACCCAAGAAGGCCAAGAGAAGGGCAGCAGCAGAGGGTGGAAGCTCCAATGTCTTCTCAATGTTTGACCAGACTCAGATCCAGGAGTTCAAGGAG gcCTTCACAGTGATTGACCAGAACCGTGATGGCATTATTGACAAGGAAGACCTGCGGGACACCTTCGCAGCCATGG gGCGCCTCAATGTAAAGAATGAGGAACTCGATGCCATGATGAAGGAAGCCAGTGGTCCCATCAACTTCACCGTCTTCCTGACCATGTTTGGGGAGAAGCTCAAAG GTGCTGATCCTGAGGACGTGATCACTGGAGCCTTCAAGGTCCTGGACCCTGAGGGGAAGGGTTCTATCAAGAAGCAGTT CTTGGAGGAGCTACTTACCACCCAGTGTGACCGCTTCACCCCGGAGGAg ATCAAGAACATGTGGGCTGCCTTCCCACCCGACGTGGGTGGCAACGTAGACTACAAGAACATCTGCTATGTCATCACGCATGGCGACGCCAAGGACCAGGAGTAG
- the SEPTIN1 gene encoding septin-1: MDKDYVGFAALPNQLHRKSIKKGFDFTLMVAGESGLGKSTLINSLFLTNLYEDRQLPEASARLTQTLTIERRGVEIEEGGIKVKLTLVDTPGFGDSVDCSDCWLPVVRFIEEQFEQYLRDESGLNRKNIQDSRVHCCLYFISPFGRGLRPLDVAFLQAVHEKVNIIPVIGKADALMPRETQALKQKIRDQLKKEEINIYQFPDCDSDEDEDFKRQDAEMKESIPFAVVGSCEVVRDGGTRPVRGRRYTWGTVEVENPHHCDFLNLRRMLVQTHLQDLKEVTHDLLYEGYRARCLQNLTRPGARDRASRSKLSRRSTTEIPLPMLPLAETEKLIREKDEELRRMQEMLEKMQAQMQQSQVQGEQSDAL, encoded by the exons ATG GACAAGGACTATGTTGGTTTCGCAGCCCTCCCCAACCAGCTGCACCGCAAGTCCATCAAGAAGGGGTTTGACTTCACACTCATGGTGGCAG GAGAGTCAGGCCTGGGGAAATCCACCCTCATCAACAGCCTGTTTCTCACCAACCTCTATGAGGATCGGCAACTGCCTGAGGCCAGTG CTCGCTTGACGCAAACGCTGACTATTGAGCGTCGGGGTGTGGAGATTGAGGAGGGGGGTATTAAGGTGAAGCTGACCCTGGTGGACACACCTGGCTTTGGGGACTCAGTGGATTGCTCAGACTG CTGGCTGCCCGTGGTGCGCTTCATTGAGGAGCAGTTCGAGCAGTATCTTAGGGATGAGAGCGGCCTGAACCGGAAGAACATCCAGGATTCCCGTGTCCACTGCTGCCTCTACTTCATCTCACCCTTTGGCCGGGG GCTCCGGCCCCTAGATGTGGCCTTCCTCCAAGCAGTACATGAGAAAGTCAACATCATCCCAGTCATTGGCAAAGCAGATGCCCTGATGCCTAGGGAAACCCAGGCCCTCAAGCAGAAG ATCCGGGACCAGCTGAAAAAGGAGGAGATCAACATCTACCAGTTCCCTGACTGTGACTCCGATGAGGATGAAGACTTCAAGAGGCAGGACGCAGAGATGAAG GAAAGCATCCCTTTCGCAGTTGTCGGTTCATGCGAGGTAGTGCGGGACGGCGGGACCCGCCCAGTGAGGGGACGCCGCTACACCTGGGGTACCGTGGAGG TGGAGAACCCACATCACTGCGATTTCCTGAACCTGAGACGGATGCTGGTGCAGACACATCTGCAGGACCTGAAGGAGGTGACGCACGATCTGCTCTACGAGGGCTACCGGGCTCGCTGCCTACAGAACCTGACGCGGCCTGGGGCGCGTGATCGAGCCAGCCGTAG TAAGCTTTCCCGCCGAAGCACCACAGAGATCCCGCTGCCCATGCTGCCTCTGGCTGAGACGGAGAAGTTGATCCGCGAGAAAGACGAAGAG CTGCGTCGCATGCAAGAGATGCTGGAGAAGATGCAGGCCCAGATGCAGCAGAGCCAAGTTCAGGGCGAGCAGTCGGACGCTCTCTGA